In Candidatus Rokuibacteriota bacterium, the genomic stretch CGGACGCATCGCGCTCGAGGGCGCCGCCCGCGACCTGCTCGACAACGCCGACGTCCGCCGCGCCTACTTGGGCGGCTAGCGCCGGCGGCCCTGCGCGGGCTCAGCCGACCATCAGGACGGCCGTCGCTTCCACCTCCGACGACTTGATGTCGGCCAGCGCGCGGTTGGCATCGGCAAGCGCGTAGCGGGTCACGCGGGGCCGGATGGGGATGGCCGCGGCCTCGGCCAGGAGGGCTTCGCCGTCGGCGCGCGTGTTGGCGGTCACGCTTTGGAGCGTCTTCTCCCAGAAGAGGTGGGGCTCATAGGACATGGCGGGCAGGTCCGTCATGTGGATGCCCGCGAGCGCCGCCGTGCCGCCCTTGTCGAGGTCGCGGAGGGCGACGGGCACGAGCCCGCCCACCGGCGCGAAGACGATGGCGGCATCGAGCTTGTCGGGCAGCGGATCGCCCGGCGCGCCCGCCCAGGCGGCGCCGAGGTCGAGCGCCAGCCGTTGGCGGGCGGGCTCGCGCGTCGCGACGTAGACGGCGCAGCCCCAGTGGCGCGCGACCTGGAGCGTGATGTGCGCGGAGGAGCCGAAGCCGTAGAGGCCGAGCCTGCCGCCTCGCGGCACCCGGCTGCGCTGGAGCGCCCTGTAGCCGATGATGCCGGCGCAGAGGAGGGGGGCCGTCTCGGCGTCGTCGAATACCGGGGGGATCGCGTAGGCGAAGGCCTCCGGGACGCATGCGTACTCGGCGTAGCCTCCGTCGTGGGTCCACCCCGTGTACGTGGAATCGGCGCAGAGATTCTCCCGACCCGAGAGGCAGAAGCGGCAGCGCCCGCAGGTCGAGCGAAGCCATGCGATCCCGACGCGGTCACCTATGCTGAAGCGCGCGGCGCCGGGGCCGAGCGAGTCGACCGTCCCCACGACCTGGTGCCCCGGGATCAGCGGGAGCCGCCGCGCCGGCAGGTCGCCCTCGACCACGTGGATGTCCGTGCGGCACGCGCCGCAGGCCCGCACGCGCACCCGCGCTTCCCCCGGGCCAGGCTCGGGGATGGGCCGGTCGGCCGGCGAGAGCGGCGATGTCTCGACCGCGGCCTGGCTGGTCA encodes the following:
- a CDS encoding zinc-dependent alcohol dehydrogenase family protein encodes the protein MRAMVLTSQAAVETSPLSPADRPIPEPGPGEARVRVRACGACRTDIHVVEGDLPARRLPLIPGHQVVGTVDSLGPGAARFSIGDRVGIAWLRSTCGRCRFCLSGRENLCADSTYTGWTHDGGYAEYACVPEAFAYAIPPVFDDAETAPLLCAGIIGYRALQRSRVPRGGRLGLYGFGSSAHITLQVARHWGCAVYVATREPARQRLALDLGAAWAGAPGDPLPDKLDAAIVFAPVGGLVPVALRDLDKGGTAALAGIHMTDLPAMSYEPHLFWEKTLQSVTANTRADGEALLAEAAAIPIRPRVTRYALADANRALADIKSSEVEATAVLMVG